From a single Phalacrocorax aristotelis chromosome 1, bGulAri2.1, whole genome shotgun sequence genomic region:
- the SYTL2 gene encoding synaptotagmin-like protein 2 isoform X5: MIDLSFLTEEEQEAIMKVLQRDAELKRAEEERVRHLPEKVKDDVQLKNMSGQWFYEAKSKRHRDKIHGADIIRASMRRKPATLAEVSQNKSNKAKNSWVSNVNKEVFVPPELHGFVEHQEEEQQLKSGSSSKTITSVLDKPEERPRKAAVSPVKQRRNPFNSTASGDNLNSGESEIRPAALPQLPKKEALSLSEESQPEPNLKNYETEEHKKPSVEPTDESQKGLVKRPVPKARKLIHKATDPVSQREDSVPKQAKQTAKINGVGTPPRGILKRSSSSSSTDSEVRVSQMLDVQKKSALPTATIFEGEAEKNSLTEEVEDSTHVSLEKLKQVRFSSSTDKGEPLQSPQLHRGREKGEFDLLESDEKKSGGNNAIKSDSFGNKQTSAVKPLGTYSSALQVKPTDALRDDTSASGPCDTNRSVVLVNEALQTKTVTPKKLETSQKTSSNSLPNSNNELSVDETQENKAHQFLSPPVHESKSHKNFTDEHQLSAKTEAHEVSNTNSTSLQQGSEEELNPVLMALKRSADRKMPSKSLEDIPSATSNKGKINNPKEELALSAEDAGPKPDQHQERNENAAGISTVPSQPEKLSSNPEKLKGLSKSVPSFLQEESDDRETDTASESSCSLGRIKKSPSSLTNLSGSSGMASLSSVSGSLMSICSADFGNVDVKGNIQFGIDYVEQLNELHIFICQCKDLAVADVKRQRSDPYVKTYLLPEKYKLGKRKTSVKKKTFNPVYNEILRYKIEKGLLKNQSLNISVWHNDTFGRNSFLGEVELDLGTWDWNDKANKQNNWFPLKPRTSTMAFKLENRGEMKLALQYVPHPVGGKKTLSTGEVHIWVKECHDLPLLRGNRLNSFIKCTVLPDTSRKSRQKTRTVAKTTNPVFNHTMVYDGFRPEDLKEACIELTVWDHNKLANHFLGGLRIGLGTGKSYGTTVDWMDSTSDETALWEKMMNSPNTWVEDTLPLRMLMVAKLTK, translated from the exons gcATTTACCAGAAAAAGTCAAAGATGATGTTCAGCTAAAGAATATGAGTGGGCAGTGGTTTTATGAAGCGAAATCAAAGAGGCACAGAGATAAGATACATGGAGCAGATATTATTCGAGCTTCCATGCGACGGAAGCCTGCCACTCTTG CTGAAGTGAGTCAGAATAaatcaaacaaagcaaagaacagCTGGGTGAGCAATGTTAATAAAGAAGTCTTTGTACCACCAGAACTACATGGCTTTGTGGAACATCAGGAAGAAGAACAACAACTGAAATCTGGTTCAAG ttctaAAACGATAACCTCTGTGTTAGACAAACCAGAGGAAAGACCTAGGAAGGCAGCAGTCTCACCAGTAAAG CAAAGGAGAAATCCGTTTAATTCCACTGCATCAGGTGATAACTTGAACAGTGGGGAATCAGAAATCAGACCAGCCGCTCTACCTCAGCTACCAAAGAAGG AAGCTTTGTCACTCTCAGAAGAGAGCCAACCTGAACCAAacttaaaaaattatgaaacaGAGGAACATAAGAAGCCTTCTGTAGAACCTACTGATGAATCACAGAAAGGACTAGTTAAGCGTCCTGTCCCAAAAGctagaaaattaattcataaGGCAACAGATCCCGTGTCCCAAAGAGAAGACTCTGTTCCAAAACAAGCCAAACAGACTGCGAAGATCAATGGCGTTGGTACACCACCCAGGGGCATTCTGAAGCGTAGTTCAAGTTCAAGTTCCACTGACTCAGAAGTTCGTGTTAGTCAGATGTTAGATGTTCAGAAAAAGAGTGCTCTTCCTACTGCAACTATTTttgaaggagaagcagagaagaacTCTCTTACGGAAGAAGTGGAAGACTCCACACACGTTTCactggaaaaactgaaacaagTGAGGTTCTCATCTAGCACAGATAAAGGAGAACCTCTGCAAAGCCCACAGCTACACCGTGGtagagaaaaaggagagtttgATTTGTTAGAATCTGATGAAAAGAAGAGTGGTGGAAATAATGCTATTAAATCAGATTCATTTGGGAATAAGCAAACTTCTGCTGTAAAGCCTCTGGGAACCTATTCATCCGCTTTACAAGTAAAACCAACAGATGCCTTACGAGATGATACATCAGCATCTGGTCCTTGTGACACTAATAGGTCAGTCGTCCTCGTTAATGAAGCCTTGCAGACAAAGACCGTTACTCCTAAGAAACTTGAAACTTCACAGAAGACCTCCAGCAACAGCCTGCCAAACAGCAATAATGAGCTGAGTGTTGATgagacacaggaaaataaagccCACCAGTTCTTGAGCCCACCAGTTCATGAATCAAAGTCACACAAAAACTTTACTG ATGAACATCAGCTTTCTGCTAAGACAGAAGCACATGAGGTGTCAAATACCAATTCTACAAGTCTTCAGCAAG GTTCAGAAGAGGAATTAAACCCTGTTTTGATGGCTTTGAAAAGGAGTGCAGATAGGAAAATGCCTTCCAAAAGTCTAGAGGACATTCCATCAGCCACCTCAA ataaaggaaaaataaataatccaaAGGAAGAATTAGCTCTTAGTGCTGAAGATG CAGGTCCAAAACCTGATCAGCATCAAGAGAGGAATGAAAATGCAGCAGGAA TTTCCACAGTGCCTTCGCAGCCTGAGAAGCTGTCTTCCAATCCTGAAAAACTCAAAGGATTGAGCAAATCAGTACCATCATTCCTACAGGAAGAG AGTGATGACAGAGAGACAGATACAGCATCAGAAAGCAGTTGTTCCCTTGGCAGAATCAAGAAGAGTCCCAGCTCTCTAACCAATCTTAGCGGCTCTTCTGGCATGGCCTCCTTATCCTCT GTGAGCGGAAGCCTAATGAGCATCTGTAGCGCAGACTTTGGCAACGTTGATGTGAAGGGGAACATTCAGTTCGGTATTGATTATGTAGAACAGCTAAATGAGCtccacatttttatttgccaGTGTAAAGACTTGGCAGTGGCAGATGTTAAGCGACAGCGTTCAGACCC GTATGTAAAGACCTACCTGCTTCCAGAGAAATACAAGCTGGGCAAACGGAAGACCtctgtcaaaaagaaaacttttaatcCAGTCTATAATGAAATACTGCGG TATAAAATTGAGAAGGGTCTTCTAAAGAACCAAAGCCTTAATATCTCTGTGTGGCACAACGATACCTTTGGGAGGAATAGCTTCCTTGGTGAAGTGGAGCTGGATTTAGGAACTTGGGACTGGAACGATAAAGCCAACAAGCAGAACAACTGGTTTCCACTCAAGCCAAGG ACTTCAACAATGgcttttaaactggaaaacCGAGGGGAGATGAAACTAGCCCTCCAGTATGTCCCACACCCTGTTGGAG GAAAGAAGACTCTGTCTACTGGTGAGGTCCACATCTGGGTGAAGGAATGCCATGACCTTCCTCTTCTGAGAGGCAACAGGCTCAACTCTTTTATTAAGTG taCCGTTCTTCCAGATACTAGCAGGAAAAGTCGtcagaaaacaagaacagtGGCAAAAACTACAAACCCCGTATTCAACCACACCATGGTGTACGATGGCTTCAGACCGGAAGACCTGAAAGAAGCCTGCATAGAACTCACCGTCTGGGATCACAACAAACTAGCTAATCACTTTCTGGGAGGTCTCAGGATAGGCCTTGGAACAG
- the SYTL2 gene encoding synaptotagmin-like protein 2 isoform X1, with protein MIDLSFLTEEEQEAIMKVLQRDAELKRAEEERVRHLPEKVKDDVQLKNMSGQWFYEAKSKRHRDKIHGADIIRASMRRKPATLAEVSQNKSNKAKNSWVSNVNKEVFVPPELHGFVEHQEEEQQLKSGSSSKTITSVLDKPEERPRKAAVSPVKQRRNPFNSTASGDNLNSGESEIRPAALPQLPKKEALSLSEESQPEPNLKNYETEEHKKPSVEPTDESQKGLVKRPVPKARKLIHKATDPVSQREDSVPKQAKQTAKINGVGTPPRGILKRSSSSSSTDSEVRVSQMLDVQKKSALPTATIFEGEAEKNSLTEEVEDSTHVSLEKLKQVRFSSSTDKGEPLQSPQLHRGREKGEFDLLESDEKKSGGNNAIKSDSFGNKQTSAVKPLGTYSSALQVKPTDALRDDTSASGPCDTNRSVVLVNEALQTKTVTPKKLETSQKTSSNSLPNSNNELSVDETQENKAHQFLSPPVHESKSHKNFTDEHQLSAKTEAHEVSNTNSTSLQQGKPDLVEERGAKTTFKPDKHADELMKVANESVSKVLDWFKRSSGTEDRKHVSARSQGKEPEKEVDFSTRTAVLPTEHSEPSIDGKTEVTEELPFRKIEQQNSISPASFISEDIQLVKERMKPRKGEENEAPNDKLLTELDSTSLEEKEYHQDIKQQNKKSNLTEHQEHKLPAQKCESEKAIQLKSRLRKIRAFWEGDKTMPSHREKEVSINTNASGGGALKGLRESDKIKPTAVYRPNGLHDQSKNTLRSAELSCANQASRNEHQNSFEFGPGHAVEKPERTLSSDGEVHEYTESPKANNWQPSVGATSASPESRDKNEKETREGKVAACSQQKPSFQVLSLKEKMNEKSKNQISDPSQFQILRNFWDTRVKLQSNVDRGDVSLPNNTSSITYGRKSEEDKGRDGVSKQGLIQRQPQTSEREKTQTLDSVACELPLGTPTLKGLNVTHTENTAAVQLDRKPVISKPQEKMGLPEQEVKECVEKSVVSSKDHHISLQLLQSAGDKDALKETAVDDCLCLPIEKVENKTTPLDIHLPKEEAELDVLKLGLKNGETEASEMSSSLKLKENISKGTAFHSNQCKVLEKIVEHSHDISPADQKEVGKSTGKVDVASTYEHEDKKSLRKLFRECEPFCLPHQAADKDDTHEGSQRPQVGLQNLLRETFAFQPSEYRRVGTKTSDDMNNISQTNCNVESTCQEDTGQPEEVNETIEKSVAPSRASDLSSALEKLLKEASETPPLKPKHANSTAQRTAEVEVRSTTNDHDGELPQEISETVEKSVAPSRVSGLSSALERLLKEASETPPPKPKRADNTVQRIAEMEVKSTTSDRDGELPQEISEAIEKSVAPSRVNDLSSALEKLLKEASETPLLKPKCAKSTVQRTAELELKSTTNDHDGELPQEISEAIEKSVAPSRVSGLSSALEKLLKEASETPPPKTKSANSTAQRTAEVEVRSTTNKHDGELLQEISETVEKSVAPSRVSGLSSALEKLLKEASETPPPKPKRADNTVQRTAEMEVKSTTSDRDGELPQEISEAIGRSALPKAEYGVFDVNLQKLPKEVSETPASVLENMDKKMQGKIQTTLGMPAPHREGDHPQEIQEKIEKTSVSNIAKFSEFHCSVEKLLQEASEASCPISKELCKQEKYGDHMFPSQKETLFMMTSQPHNALSSCHTQVTVAIKGGAPEQSIKASVSDLAVSETEASDLPKRNRDTNIIEKRDMVPVDPPPLEAETNTNAIKTFKINEEARRDGSTSSGASEKNSEFKALLKLRSESTPLKDKRNSPRPGAQLRLMSQHGDNDEEEGDGSNLGSKFSDENSDSHSGTRSSTRSEEELNPVLMALKRSADRKMPSKSLEDIPSATSNKGKINNPKEELALSAEDAGPKPDQHQERNENAAGISTVPSQPEKLSSNPEKLKGLSKSVPSFLQEESDDRETDTASESSCSLGRIKKSPSSLTNLSGSSGMASLSSVSGSLMSICSADFGNVDVKGNIQFGIDYVEQLNELHIFICQCKDLAVADVKRQRSDPYVKTYLLPEKYKLGKRKTSVKKKTFNPVYNEILRYKIEKGLLKNQSLNISVWHNDTFGRNSFLGEVELDLGTWDWNDKANKQNNWFPLKPRTSTMAFKLENRGEMKLALQYVPHPVGGKKTLSTGEVHIWVKECHDLPLLRGNRLNSFIKCTVLPDTSRKSRQKTRTVAKTTNPVFNHTMVYDGFRPEDLKEACIELTVWDHNKLANHFLGGLRIGLGTGKSYGTTVDWMDSTSDETALWEKMMNSPNTWVEDTLPLRMLMVAKLTK; from the exons gcATTTACCAGAAAAAGTCAAAGATGATGTTCAGCTAAAGAATATGAGTGGGCAGTGGTTTTATGAAGCGAAATCAAAGAGGCACAGAGATAAGATACATGGAGCAGATATTATTCGAGCTTCCATGCGACGGAAGCCTGCCACTCTTG CTGAAGTGAGTCAGAATAaatcaaacaaagcaaagaacagCTGGGTGAGCAATGTTAATAAAGAAGTCTTTGTACCACCAGAACTACATGGCTTTGTGGAACATCAGGAAGAAGAACAACAACTGAAATCTGGTTCAAG ttctaAAACGATAACCTCTGTGTTAGACAAACCAGAGGAAAGACCTAGGAAGGCAGCAGTCTCACCAGTAAAG CAAAGGAGAAATCCGTTTAATTCCACTGCATCAGGTGATAACTTGAACAGTGGGGAATCAGAAATCAGACCAGCCGCTCTACCTCAGCTACCAAAGAAGG AAGCTTTGTCACTCTCAGAAGAGAGCCAACCTGAACCAAacttaaaaaattatgaaacaGAGGAACATAAGAAGCCTTCTGTAGAACCTACTGATGAATCACAGAAAGGACTAGTTAAGCGTCCTGTCCCAAAAGctagaaaattaattcataaGGCAACAGATCCCGTGTCCCAAAGAGAAGACTCTGTTCCAAAACAAGCCAAACAGACTGCGAAGATCAATGGCGTTGGTACACCACCCAGGGGCATTCTGAAGCGTAGTTCAAGTTCAAGTTCCACTGACTCAGAAGTTCGTGTTAGTCAGATGTTAGATGTTCAGAAAAAGAGTGCTCTTCCTACTGCAACTATTTttgaaggagaagcagagaagaacTCTCTTACGGAAGAAGTGGAAGACTCCACACACGTTTCactggaaaaactgaaacaagTGAGGTTCTCATCTAGCACAGATAAAGGAGAACCTCTGCAAAGCCCACAGCTACACCGTGGtagagaaaaaggagagtttgATTTGTTAGAATCTGATGAAAAGAAGAGTGGTGGAAATAATGCTATTAAATCAGATTCATTTGGGAATAAGCAAACTTCTGCTGTAAAGCCTCTGGGAACCTATTCATCCGCTTTACAAGTAAAACCAACAGATGCCTTACGAGATGATACATCAGCATCTGGTCCTTGTGACACTAATAGGTCAGTCGTCCTCGTTAATGAAGCCTTGCAGACAAAGACCGTTACTCCTAAGAAACTTGAAACTTCACAGAAGACCTCCAGCAACAGCCTGCCAAACAGCAATAATGAGCTGAGTGTTGATgagacacaggaaaataaagccCACCAGTTCTTGAGCCCACCAGTTCATGAATCAAAGTCACACAAAAACTTTACTG ATGAACATCAGCTTTCTGCTAAGACAGAAGCACATGAGGTGTCAAATACCAATTCTACAAGTCTTCAGCAAGGTAAGCCTGATCTTGTTGAGGAGCGAGGTGCTAAAACCACTTTCAAGCCTGACAAACATGCTGATGAACTCATGAAAGTTGCCAATGAATCTGTATCAAAAGTTTTAGATTGGTTCAAAAGAAGTTCTGGTACTGAAGATAGGAAACATGTGTCAGCTAGATCCCAAGGCAAGGAACCCGAAAAGGAAGTGGACTTCTCAACCAGAACAGCAGTTCTTCCTACAGAACACAGTGAGCCTAGCATAGACGGAAAGACAGAAGTTACAGAAGAGTTACCCTTTAGAAAGATTGAACAACAGAACAGTATTTCACCTGCatcatttatttcagaagatATACAGCTGGTAAAAGAGAGGATGAAACCtaggaaaggggaagagaatgagGCTCCAAATGACAAATTGCTAACTGAATTAGACTCTACAAgtcttgaagaaaaagaatatcaCCAAGACATcaagcaacaaaataaaaaatcaaatctCACGGAACATCAAGAACACAAGCTACCAGCTCAGAAATGTGAATCGGAGAAGGCAATACAATTAAAAAGTAGACTGAGGAAGATCAGAGCTTTCTGGGAAGGGGATAAAACTATGCCCAgtcacagagagaaagaagttagTATCAACACTAATGCATCAGGTGGCGGTGCCTTGAAAGGTCTTAGAGAAAgtgacaaaataaaaccaactgcAGTATACCGACCTAATGGATTGCATGATCAAAGCAAGAATACATTAAGAAGTGCTGAACTAAGTTGTGCAAACCAGGCTTCAAGAAATGAACATCAAAACTCTTTTGAGTTTGGACCAGGCCACGCAGTTGAAAAGCCAGAAAGAACACTTTCATCTGATGGCGAAGTTCATGAATATACAGAATCGCCAAAAGCCAATAACTGGCAGCCAAGTGTTGGTGCCACTTCAGCTTCCCCagaaagcagagacaaaaatgagaaagaaacacGTGAAGGAAAAGTTGCTGCTTGTTCCCAACAGAAGCCCAGCTTCCaggttttgtctttaaaagaaaaaatgaatgaaaagtcCAAGAATCAAATTTCAGATCCTTCACAGTTCCAGATTTTGAGAAACTTCTGGGATACCAGAGTTAAATTACAGAGCAACGTTGATAGGGGAGATGTTTCTTTGCCAAATAACACTAGTTCAATAACCTATGGAAGAAAATCAGAGGAAGATAAAGGCAGAGATGGTGTGAGCAAGCAAGGATTAATTCAGCGACAACCCCAAAcatctgagagagaaaaaacacagacaCTAGATTCTGTGGCATGTGAACTGCCTCTAGGAACTCCTACCCTGAAAGGTCTGAACGTGACgcatacagaaaatacagctgctgtCCAGCTGGACAGAAAACCAGTTATCTCAAAACCTCAGGAAAAGATGGGTCTTCCAGAGCAAGAAGTTAAAGAATGTGTAGAAAAAAGTGTTGTGTCATCAAAAGACCATCACATTTCCTTGCAGTTGCTCCAATCAGCTGGTGATAAAGATGCTTTAAAGGAGACAGCAGTAGATGACTGCCTATGTTTACCTATAGAAAAAGTGGAGAACAAGACTACTCCATTAGATATCCATCTTCCTAAAGAGGAAGCTGAGCTTGATGTATTGAAACTAGGCCTAAAGAATGGAGAAACGGAAGCCTCTGAGATGTCATCTAGCTTGaaacttaaagaaaacatttcgAAAGGGACAGCTTTTCACTCAAATCAGTGCAAGGTCTTAGAAAAAATAGTAGAACATAGCCATGATATTTCTCCTGCTGATCAAAAAGAAGTAggcaaaagcacaggaaaagtgGATGTGGCATCAACATATGAGcatgaagacaaaaaaagccTCAGGAAACTATTTAGGGAATGTGAACCTTTCTGTCTACCACACCAGGCAGCAGACAAGGATGATACTCATGAGGGTTCTCAGAGGCCTCAAGTTGGTTTGCAGAACCTGCTTAGAGAAACTTTCGCATTTCAACCTTCTGAATATAGAAGGGTGGGAACGAAAACATCTGATGACATGAATAATATATCACAAACTAATTGTAATGTAGAATCAACATGCCAAGAAGATACTGGTCAACCTGAAGAGGTCAATGAGACTATTGAAAAGTCTGTTGCCCCCTCCAGGGCCAGTGACTTGAGCTCTGCTTTAGAGAAATTGCTGAAGGAGGCCTCTGAAACACCACCTCTTAAACCAAAACATGccaacagcacagcacagagaacTGCTGAGGTGGAAGTTAGAAGCACGACCAATGATCATGATGGAGAGTTGCCGCAGGAAATCAGTGAGACCGTAGAAAAATCCGTTGCCCCCTCCAGGGTCAGTGGCTTGAGCTCTGCTTTAGAGAGGCTGCTGAAGGAGGCCTCTGAAACACCACCTCCTAAACCAAAACGTGCTGACAACACCGTACAGAGGATTGCTGAGATGGAAGTTAAAAGCACGACCAGTGATCGTGATGGAGAGCTGCCGCAGGAAATCAGTGAGGCCATAGAAAAGTCTGTTGCCCCCTCCAGGGTCAATGACTTGAGCTCTGCTTtagagaaactgctgaaggaggcCTCTGAAACACCACTTCTTAAACCAAAATGTGCTAAGAGCACAGTGCAGAGAACTGCTGAGTTGGAACTTAAAAGCACGACCAATGATCATGATGGAGAGTTGCCGCAGGAAATCAGTGAGGCCATAGAAAAGTCCGTTGCCCCCTCCAGGGTCAGCGGCCTGAGCTCTGCTTTGgaaaagctgctgaaggaggCCTCTGaaacaccaccccccaaaacaaaaagtgccaacagcacagcacagagaacTGCTGAGGTGGAAGTTAGAAGCACGACCAATAAGCATGATGGGGAGTTGCTGCAGGAAATCAGTGAGACCGTAGAAAAATCCGTTGCCCCCTCCAGGGTCAGTGGCTTGAGCTCTGCTTTAgagaagctgctgaaggaggCCTCTGAAACACCACCTCCTAAACCAAAACGTGCTGACAACACTGTACAGAGGACTGCTGAGATGGAAGTTAAAAGCACGACCAGTGATCGTGATGGAGAGCTGCCGCAGGAAATCAGTGAGGCCATAGGAAGATCTGCCCTGCCCAAGGCTGAATATGGAGTATTTGATGTTAACTTGCAGAAGCTACCAAAAGAGGTCTCTGAAACACCAGCTTCTGTGCTGGAAAATATGGATAAGAAAATGCAAGGTAAGATACAGACTACTCTAGGTATGCCTGCTCCACATCGAGAGGGAGATCATCCTCAAGAGatacaagaaaaaatagaaaaaacttCTGTTTCAAATATTGCAAAATTCAGTGAATTCCATTGCTCTGTAGAAAAACTTCTTCAAGAAGCATCTGAAGCTTCATGTCCAATATCCAAAGAGTTATGTAAACAAGAAAAGTATGGGGATCATATGTTTCCCTCACAAAAAGAGACTCTGTTCATGATGACGTCACAGCCGCATAATGCTTTAAGTAGCTGTCATACACAGGTGACGGTAGCTATCAAAGGGGGAGCTCCAGAACAAAGTATCAAGGCTTCAGTAAGTGATCTTGCAGTAAGTGAAACTGAAGCCTCTGATCTTCCTAAAAGGAATAGAGATACTAATATAATAGAAAAGAGAGACATGGTTCCAGTTGATCCTCCTCCCTTGGAAGCAGAGACCAATACGAATGCAATCAAGACATTCAAGATAAATGAAGAAGCAAGGAGAGATGGAAGCACATCCTCAGGTGCCTCTGAAAAGAATTCAGAATTTAAAGCACTGCTGAAACTCAGAAGTGAAAGCACACCACTTAAAGACAAGAGAAACTCCCCCCGGCCAGGAGCACAACTCCGCCTAATGTCTCAGCATGGGGATAATGATGAAGAGGAAGGGGATGGCTCGAATCTGGGATCCaagttttcagatgaaaacTCTGATTCCCACTCTGGAACCAGAAGTTCAACTC GTTCAGAAGAGGAATTAAACCCTGTTTTGATGGCTTTGAAAAGGAGTGCAGATAGGAAAATGCCTTCCAAAAGTCTAGAGGACATTCCATCAGCCACCTCAA ataaaggaaaaataaataatccaaAGGAAGAATTAGCTCTTAGTGCTGAAGATG CAGGTCCAAAACCTGATCAGCATCAAGAGAGGAATGAAAATGCAGCAGGAA TTTCCACAGTGCCTTCGCAGCCTGAGAAGCTGTCTTCCAATCCTGAAAAACTCAAAGGATTGAGCAAATCAGTACCATCATTCCTACAGGAAGAG AGTGATGACAGAGAGACAGATACAGCATCAGAAAGCAGTTGTTCCCTTGGCAGAATCAAGAAGAGTCCCAGCTCTCTAACCAATCTTAGCGGCTCTTCTGGCATGGCCTCCTTATCCTCT GTGAGCGGAAGCCTAATGAGCATCTGTAGCGCAGACTTTGGCAACGTTGATGTGAAGGGGAACATTCAGTTCGGTATTGATTATGTAGAACAGCTAAATGAGCtccacatttttatttgccaGTGTAAAGACTTGGCAGTGGCAGATGTTAAGCGACAGCGTTCAGACCC GTATGTAAAGACCTACCTGCTTCCAGAGAAATACAAGCTGGGCAAACGGAAGACCtctgtcaaaaagaaaacttttaatcCAGTCTATAATGAAATACTGCGG TATAAAATTGAGAAGGGTCTTCTAAAGAACCAAAGCCTTAATATCTCTGTGTGGCACAACGATACCTTTGGGAGGAATAGCTTCCTTGGTGAAGTGGAGCTGGATTTAGGAACTTGGGACTGGAACGATAAAGCCAACAAGCAGAACAACTGGTTTCCACTCAAGCCAAGG ACTTCAACAATGgcttttaaactggaaaacCGAGGGGAGATGAAACTAGCCCTCCAGTATGTCCCACACCCTGTTGGAG GAAAGAAGACTCTGTCTACTGGTGAGGTCCACATCTGGGTGAAGGAATGCCATGACCTTCCTCTTCTGAGAGGCAACAGGCTCAACTCTTTTATTAAGTG taCCGTTCTTCCAGATACTAGCAGGAAAAGTCGtcagaaaacaagaacagtGGCAAAAACTACAAACCCCGTATTCAACCACACCATGGTGTACGATGGCTTCAGACCGGAAGACCTGAAAGAAGCCTGCATAGAACTCACCGTCTGGGATCACAACAAACTAGCTAATCACTTTCTGGGAGGTCTCAGGATAGGCCTTGGAACAG